The proteins below are encoded in one region of Leishmania infantum JPCM5 genome chromosome 16:
- a CDS encoding paraflagellar rod protein 2C, translated as MEKAEEELRQSQLDASDLAKVPVPVLKSLEDCMNVTVVQNALQGNEDQIAAQLASIEKACEIRDVAIADGEMAIAEEQYYIKAQLLEHLVELVADKFRIIGQTEDENKSFDRIADTQKRAFQETAALKDGKRRLKGRCEDDLRSLHDAIQKADLEDAEALKRYATQKEKSEQLIAENVERQEEAWRKIQELERALQRLGTERFEEVKRRIEENDREERRRVEYQQFLDVCGQHKKLLELSVYNCDLALRCSGMVEELVAESCSAIKTRHDKTGEELAELRLQVHQEYLEAFRRLYKTLGQLVYKKEKRLEEIDRQIRTTHIQLEFAIETFDPNAKKHSDMKKELYKLRAQVEEELEMLKDKMAQALEMFGPTEDALHQAGIEFVHPAEEVEDGNLNRRSKIVEYRAHLAKQEEVKIAAEREELKRTKVLQSQQYRGKTVRQITE; from the coding sequence atggagaaggcggaggaggagctgcggcagtcACAGCTGGATGCGTCGGACCTGGCGAAGGTGCCGGTGCCTGTGCTGAAGAGCCTGGAGGACTGCATGAACGTGACTGTTGTGCAGAACGCGCTGCAGGGCAACGAGGACCAgatcgcggcgcagctcgcctcGATCGAGAAGGCGTGCGAGATCCGCGACGTTGCTATTGCGGACGGCGAGATGGCGATCGCGGAGGAGCAGTACTACAtcaaggcgcagctgctggagcacctCGTGGAGCTCGTGGCGGACAAGTTCCGGATCATTGGGCAGACGGAGGACGAGAACAAGAGCTTCGACCGGATCGCGGACACGCAGAAGCGCGCGTTCCAGGAGACTGCTGCGCTGAAGGACGGGAAGCGGCGGCTGAAGGGGCGGTGCGAGGACGACCTGCGCAGCCTGCACGACGCGATCCAGAAGGCGGACCTTgaggacgccgaggcgctgaagCGTTACGCGACgcagaaggagaagagcgagcaGCTGATCGCGGAGAACGTGGAGCGGCAGGAAGAGGCGTGGCGCAAGATccaggagctggagcgcgcgctgcagcgtctgGGGACGGAGCGCTTcgaggaggtgaagcggcGGATCGAGGAGAACGAccgcgaggagcggcgccgcgtggaGTACCAGCAGTTCCTGGACGTGTGCGGGCAGCACaagaagctgctggagctgtcCGTGTACAACTGCGACCttgcgctgcggtgcagcggcatgGTGGAGGAGCTCGTGGCggagagctgcagcgcgatcAAGACGCGGCACGACAAGACGggcgaggagctggcggagctgcggctgcaggtgCACCAGGAGTACCTGGAGGCGTTCCGGCGGCTGTACAAGACTCTCGGGCAGCTTGTGTAcaagaaggagaagcggctgGAGGAGATCGACCGCCAGATCCGGACGACGCACATCCAGCTGGAGTTCGCGATCGAGACGTTCGACCCGAACGCGAAGAAGCACTCGGACATGAAGAAGGAGCTGTAcaagctgcgcgcgcaggtggaggaggagctggagatgCTGAAGGACAAgatggcgcaggcgctggagaTGTTCGGGCCGACGGaggacgcgctgcaccaGGCGGGCATCGAGTTCGTGCACcccgcggaggaggtggaggacggCAACCTGAACCGCCGCAGCAAGATCGTGGAGTACCGCGCGCACCTTGCGAAGCAGGAAGAGGTGAAGATCGCCgcggagcgcgaggagctgaagcgcacgaaggtgctgcagagccAGCAGTACCGCGGCAAGACGGTGCGACAGATCACCGAGTag